In the genome of Verrucomicrobiota bacterium, one region contains:
- the miaA gene encoding tRNA (adenosine(37)-N6)-dimethylallyltransferase MiaA: MQPEVRSQRPDVRSQETALRPQTSDLRLPRPLLLAGPTAVGKSEVALRLADQLGGEIISVDSMQVYRGLDIGTAKPSLEERQRVPHHLIDVVDLTESFDAAQFARLAHQAVEDIQARRRVPILCGGSGLYFKAFIEGLGDAPPADETLRAELQATPLSDLLRELEARDPATFEKIDRQNPRRVIRAIEVIRLTGKPFSTQRAEWSHTSRITHHAANSFCLARESANLRARIDARVDTMFREGLIEETRRLLDLGLAENETAMQSLGYRQAVEHLRGVRSLAATVELVKVRTRQFAKRQMTWFRRQLNLEWIELEADDSPARVAGLVKVRSTG, from the coding sequence ATGCAGCCAGAAGTCAGAAGTCAGAGGCCAGATGTCAGAAGCCAGGAGACGGCTCTCCGGCCGCAGACCTCCGACCTCCGACTTCCTCGCCCCCTCCTCCTCGCCGGTCCGACAGCCGTCGGCAAATCGGAAGTCGCGCTGCGGCTGGCCGATCAGCTCGGTGGCGAAATCATCAGTGTCGATTCCATGCAGGTTTATCGCGGCCTTGACATCGGCACCGCGAAGCCGTCGCTGGAAGAACGTCAGCGCGTGCCGCACCATTTGATTGATGTCGTCGATCTGACCGAATCGTTCGACGCCGCCCAATTTGCGCGGCTTGCTCATCAGGCCGTGGAGGACATTCAAGCGCGTCGTCGTGTGCCCATCTTGTGCGGCGGCAGCGGCCTTTATTTCAAAGCCTTTATCGAGGGTTTGGGCGATGCGCCGCCGGCCGATGAAACATTGCGCGCAGAGTTGCAAGCGACTCCGCTGTCGGATTTGTTGCGGGAATTGGAAGCGCGCGACCCGGCGACTTTTGAAAAAATTGATCGCCAGAATCCGCGCCGCGTCATTCGCGCCATCGAGGTGATTCGCTTGACTGGCAAACCCTTTTCCACGCAACGCGCTGAGTGGAGTCACACATCACGCATCACGCATCACGCAGCCAACTCCTTCTGCCTTGCCCGCGAAAGCGCCAATCTTCGTGCGCGCATCGACGCTCGCGTGGACACGATGTTCCGGGAGGGGCTGATCGAGGAAACCCGACGGCTGTTGGATCTCGGTCTGGCTGAAAACGAAACCGCCATGCAGTCGCTTGGCTACCGGCAAGCGGTCGAACACCTACGCGGAGTGCGGTCGCTGGCTGCAACCGTCGAACTCGTCAAAGTTCGCACGCGCCAATTCGCCAAACGCCAGATGACGTGGTTTCGGCGACAGTTGAATTTGGAGTGGATTGAATTGGAAGCAGACGATTCACCCGCCCGCGTCGCCGGGCTTGTGAAAGTTCGGTCAACAGGCTAG
- the lgt gene encoding prolipoprotein diacylglyceryl transferase: MHKIALQLGGLSIHWYGVLVALGFLAGLWTASRRGLRDGVAAEKIIDLGPWLMLGTIVGARTLYVISYWDTLFVDPLFPRAPWTEIFMVQRGGLVFYGGLIGASLAGIIYVRAKELPLWKLADILAPSIALGHAIGRIGCLMNGCCYGRACDLPWAIHFPKGHETYPHRVHPTQIYESLLNFALYAALAWLYRRKKFNGQVFATYLVCYALLRTLVESFRGDYPVYYLGGMVTPAQLVSLGILAVGLLLFWKLPRRQEKRG, translated from the coding sequence GTGCATAAAATCGCGCTTCAACTCGGCGGGCTTTCCATCCACTGGTACGGGGTCCTCGTGGCGTTGGGCTTTCTGGCCGGGCTTTGGACGGCGAGCCGACGCGGATTGCGCGATGGCGTGGCGGCGGAAAAAATCATCGACCTCGGTCCCTGGCTCATGCTCGGCACCATCGTAGGGGCGCGCACGCTCTATGTGATTTCGTATTGGGACACGCTGTTCGTGGACCCGTTGTTTCCGCGCGCGCCGTGGACGGAAATTTTCATGGTGCAACGTGGTGGTCTGGTTTTTTACGGCGGGCTGATCGGCGCGTCCCTGGCTGGCATTATCTACGTTCGCGCAAAAGAACTTCCGCTATGGAAACTGGCCGACATTCTGGCACCGAGCATCGCGTTGGGCCACGCTATCGGTCGCATCGGTTGTTTGATGAACGGCTGCTGTTACGGCCGCGCTTGCGATCTCCCGTGGGCGATCCATTTCCCGAAAGGCCACGAGACTTATCCCCACCGAGTACATCCAACACAGATTTACGAATCGTTGTTGAACTTTGCGCTCTATGCGGCGCTGGCGTGGCTTTATCGCCGCAAGAAATTCAACGGCCAGGTTTTTGCAACCTATCTGGTCTGCTACGCCTTGTTGCGCACGCTCGTCGAATCGTTTCGCGGCGATTATCCCGTTTACTATCTCGGCGGGATGGTGACGCCCGCCCAATTGGTCAGCCTCGGCATTTTAGCGGTGGGTTTGTTGCTGTTCTGGAAACTGCCCCGTCGCCAGGAAAAACGAGGATAG
- a CDS encoding DUF3106 domain-containing protein, whose translation MKRGQSIFVLRDSAALFLGLGCCLLALTQLTGQPATTLIAPVRPAAPNVAANTNAAASLIKSPVDSFRELLAMDVDEREARLAGRDPADRQAILAKLQEYESLAPEERELRLSTTQLQWYMLRFMKTPATNWPAILASVPKVDRALVEHRMNQWVILPPPLQTEILEYESTSRYFGLSPDTIAKTSKVSPPLPENERREVEARLAHWNALPPDDQRRMRDQFNHFFELTPAEKEKTLSSLSEPERAQMEKTLQSFQQLPKATRELCLQSFGRFARMSAYEQQRFLKNAERWREMSPGERDAWKRLVHYLADTPPMPQGLDPLPPGLRLDPHLAAPGVPDSVPLATNSVR comes from the coding sequence ATGAAGCGAGGCCAGTCCATTTTCGTCCTTCGCGATTCTGCAGCCCTATTCCTCGGTTTGGGCTGCTGCCTGTTGGCGCTCACGCAGCTTACTGGTCAGCCTGCCACGACTCTCATCGCGCCCGTCCGTCCGGCTGCGCCAAATGTCGCCGCCAACACTAACGCGGCCGCTTCGCTCATCAAATCGCCCGTCGATTCATTTCGCGAACTGCTCGCGATGGACGTGGACGAACGCGAGGCGCGGTTGGCGGGACGCGACCCGGCAGACCGGCAGGCCATCCTGGCAAAATTGCAGGAATATGAATCGCTCGCGCCCGAAGAGCGCGAATTGCGGCTGAGCACCACGCAACTCCAGTGGTACATGTTACGGTTCATGAAGACGCCCGCGACCAACTGGCCTGCGATCCTCGCCTCTGTTCCCAAGGTCGATCGCGCTTTGGTTGAACACCGGATGAATCAATGGGTCATTCTGCCGCCGCCGTTGCAAACGGAGATTCTCGAATACGAATCCACCAGCCGTTACTTCGGTTTGTCCCCGGATACCATTGCCAAGACTTCAAAAGTTTCGCCACCGCTCCCGGAGAACGAACGCCGGGAAGTGGAAGCGAGACTGGCCCACTGGAATGCTTTGCCTCCGGACGATCAGCGGCGGATGAGGGATCAGTTCAATCATTTCTTTGAACTCACTCCGGCCGAAAAGGAGAAAACACTCAGTTCGCTTTCCGAACCCGAGCGGGCGCAAATGGAAAAAACCCTCCAGTCCTTTCAGCAACTGCCCAAGGCCACCCGCGAACTTTGTCTGCAATCGTTTGGTCGGTTCGCCCGCATGAGCGCCTACGAGCAGCAACGGTTTTTGAAGAACGCCGAACGTTGGCGGGAAATGTCACCCGGTGAACGCGATGCCTGGAAACGACTCGTTCATTACCTTGCCGACACGCCGCCGATGCCGCAGGGATTGGATCCCTTGCCCCCGGGCTTGCGGCTGGATCCGCACCTGGCCGCACCTGGCGTCCCCGACAGTGTGCCCTTGGCCACGAACAGCGTGCGCTGA
- the hflX gene encoding GTPase HflX — protein METATKRTERVFLVGVELKTRTTWDTRDSLDELSELASTAGGEVVGDGTQKLESPFAATFIGSGKADEFAQHCRRHDVDTVIFDDELSPAQGRNLERVFNCKVLDRTSLILDIFAQRARTREGKLQIELAQLQHLLPRLTRFWGHLSRQKGGIGMRGDGETQLETDRRRVQDRISKIARELEVVRRQRATQRHGRQRNHWPLASIVGYTNAGKSTLLKALTGAAVLVEDKLFATLDPTTRRLRLPTNQNVLLTDTVGFIRKLPHDLVEAFKATLEEVVQADLLLHVVDISHPQAEEQIAAVNAVLEEIGATGKPTLMVFNKIDKLPTAERLNKFLERFPSAAGVSAKTGEAVPSLLAELGSQLRPAREFVELAVPHEASAVIARLHAVAQVVEREYEGDTARFKARIPPHLREEFAPYIVSEVNGSIVALE, from the coding sequence ATCGAGACAGCAACAAAACGAACCGAACGAGTCTTTCTCGTCGGCGTGGAACTTAAGACGCGCACCACTTGGGACACGCGCGATTCACTGGACGAACTTTCCGAACTCGCCTCCACCGCCGGCGGCGAAGTCGTCGGCGATGGCACGCAAAAACTGGAGTCGCCGTTTGCGGCCACGTTCATCGGCAGCGGCAAGGCGGACGAGTTCGCGCAACATTGCCGCCGGCATGACGTGGACACGGTGATTTTTGATGACGAGCTTTCGCCGGCCCAGGGCCGCAACCTGGAACGTGTGTTCAACTGCAAAGTGCTCGATCGCACCTCGCTCATCCTCGACATTTTTGCGCAGCGCGCGCGCACGCGGGAAGGCAAGTTGCAGATCGAACTGGCGCAACTCCAGCATCTGTTGCCCCGACTCACCCGATTCTGGGGTCACCTCTCGCGGCAGAAGGGCGGCATTGGGATGCGCGGTGACGGCGAAACCCAGTTGGAAACCGACCGTCGCCGTGTGCAGGATCGCATTTCAAAAATCGCGCGCGAACTCGAAGTGGTGCGCCGCCAGCGCGCGACGCAGCGGCATGGACGCCAGCGCAATCATTGGCCCCTGGCTTCGATTGTTGGCTACACGAACGCCGGCAAATCGACGTTGCTCAAGGCGCTCACCGGCGCGGCGGTTTTGGTGGAGGACAAACTGTTCGCCACGCTTGATCCGACGACACGACGTTTGCGCCTGCCGACGAACCAGAACGTCTTGTTGACCGACACGGTTGGTTTCATCCGCAAATTGCCGCACGATCTGGTGGAAGCATTCAAAGCAACGCTTGAAGAAGTTGTCCAGGCCGATCTGTTGTTGCACGTGGTGGACATTAGCCATCCACAGGCGGAGGAACAAATCGCGGCGGTAAACGCCGTGCTGGAAGAGATCGGCGCAACCGGCAAACCGACGCTGATGGTGTTCAACAAAATCGACAAACTACCGACTGCTGAACGTTTGAATAAATTCCTCGAACGTTTTCCCAGCGCCGCGGGCGTCTCAGCCAAAACCGGTGAGGCGGTTCCTTCACTGTTGGCGGAATTGGGCAGCCAGTTGCGGCCGGCGCGCGAGTTTGTGGAGTTGGCCGTGCCACATGAGGCGTCGGCGGTCATCGCGAGGTTGCACGCCGTGGCGCAGGTCGTGGAGCGCGAGTATGAAGGTGACACCGCGCGATTCAAGGCGCGCATTCCGCCGCATTTGCGCGAAGAATTCGCGCCCTACATCGTGTCCGAGGTCAACGGCTCGATTGTGGCACTCGAGTAG